TGATAAATTATTATCGCAACTTGAGCCATCTGATGCCGAGGGTTTTAATTCAATACAAGTAGTACAAAGTAAAAAAATCTGGGATAGATATAGAGATGAAATTTTATCTGGCATAAGAGTGGCAGATAGTGATTTTTTATTACAGCTTGAACAAAATGGGAATGCGTTTTCATTTGATGTGGATGGACTGGATGAAAAGTTCAATAAGCCGACTCTTATACTATTAGGACGGCAAGATTCAAGCGTAGGTTATAAAGATGCCTGGGGTATTTTAGACAATTATCCAAGAGCAACTTTTGCTGTATTGGATAGAGCAGGACATAATTTGCAGATAGAACAGGTAGAAGTATTTAATTCATTAGTGAATGAATGGCTTTTAAGGGTTATAGAGTCATAATCATTGCAGTACGCTTAAAAAAATAGAAACAAGAATGATACTTAATTCTGGTGAGACAGTTAAGTGGACTTTTTTTTATTATAGACGGTATAATCTAATGATATGAATTATAGGATAAGCATGTAATGTTATTAGAAAAAAGTACGTGGAAATAAAGCTAGGGAGGTAACGTAAAAGTGAGATTTGATGAATATGCTAAAACTTGGGACACTGATAAAAGAATTAATAGAGCAAAAATAATAGCTAAAGAAATAAATAAATCAATTTCTTTTGATAAAAATTGTTCTGCAATGGAGTTTGGGTGTGGAACTGGTCTTGTAAGCTTTAATCTTTATGATAGGTTTAAAAGAATTACACTTGTTGATTCATCAAAGGGAATGATAGACATATTAAACTTTAAGATTAATAAATACAGAGTTAATAACATGGTTACTAAGCAGTTAGATATATTAGCTGATAAAGATGCTTTAGATACAAAGTTTGATGTTATTTACAATTCTATGGTATTACATCATATTAATAATACTTCATTAATAATAGGTGAATTTTATGAACTGCTTAATAATGATGGTTATTTGTGTATTGTGGATTTGGATGAAGATGATGGTAGTTTTCATAAAGAATATCAAGACTTCCATGGACATAATGGTTTTAATCAAGAA
This window of the Clostridium estertheticum genome carries:
- a CDS encoding class I SAM-dependent methyltransferase, whose translation is MRFDEYAKTWDTDKRINRAKIIAKEINKSISFDKNCSAMEFGCGTGLVSFNLYDRFKRITLVDSSKGMIDILNFKINKYRVNNMVTKQLDILADKDALDTKFDVIYNSMVLHHINNTSLIIGEFYELLNNDGYLCIVDLDEDDGSFHKEYQDFHGHNGFNQEKLKGILISAGFSDIESNTFYYDKKVIDAETVNYSLFLMKARKSTNP